One genomic region from Melioribacteraceae bacterium encodes:
- the recJ gene encoding single-stranded-DNA-specific exonuclease RecJ, with translation MAKTRWKLKEAPDEKSILALSDSLNISHALASILIQRNITNFFEAKNFFRPSLTTIHDPFLMNGMQEASIRVINALTNNEKIYIYGDYDVDGTCSAALMYLFLKELGADVETYIPNRLTEGYGMSIQSIDYIKEQKTDLIISVDCGITAVEEIEHANSLGIDVIVCDHHQPKEELPKAYAILDPIKPGCNYPFKHLSGAGVAFKLASAVGDRIGKKDMALKYLDLVALAGAADIVPLVDENRVLVKEGLDLINANPRPGIAALIKSARMEPGNLTAGQIVFTIAPRVNAVGRLGDANRAVELFTTGDPNKAVELAQVLEDENTKRRTIDEATFSHAIDIVETSVNLDADLGIVLHDNDWHPGVIGIVASRLVEKFHKPSVMLTTIDGVAKGSARSIPGFNIYEALQGCEDLLLQFGGHEAAAGLAVEIEKIDEFRKRFNSILKTNMRESDILPEIQIDAKLAFSEISPKFLRILDQFAPFGPGNLRPVFVSENVSLIYPPRIVGTNHLVTCFKQNGNDKVFDAIGFNLGGFASRIDKEKNLVDIVYTIESTTKDGKSYPQIRLKDLQIKEI, from the coding sequence ATGGCAAAAACCCGATGGAAGTTGAAAGAAGCTCCGGATGAGAAATCGATTCTTGCATTATCCGACAGCTTAAATATTTCCCATGCTCTTGCTTCAATCCTGATACAAAGGAATATCACAAATTTCTTTGAAGCAAAGAATTTCTTCCGCCCGTCGCTTACAACGATTCACGATCCATTCCTAATGAACGGAATGCAGGAAGCATCTATCCGCGTTATTAATGCTCTAACAAATAATGAAAAAATCTATATCTACGGCGACTATGACGTAGACGGAACCTGTTCTGCCGCGTTAATGTATCTTTTCCTGAAAGAACTCGGCGCTGATGTTGAAACATATATTCCGAACCGTCTTACAGAAGGATATGGAATGTCGATTCAGAGCATCGATTATATTAAAGAACAAAAGACGGATCTCATAATTTCTGTTGATTGCGGAATAACGGCGGTTGAAGAAATCGAACACGCTAATTCACTCGGTATTGATGTAATAGTATGCGATCATCATCAGCCGAAAGAAGAACTCCCGAAAGCTTATGCAATTCTTGATCCGATTAAACCGGGATGTAATTACCCGTTCAAACATCTTTCGGGTGCCGGTGTTGCATTTAAATTAGCTTCGGCGGTAGGGGACAGGATCGGCAAGAAGGACATGGCTCTTAAGTACCTCGACCTAGTAGCTTTGGCAGGTGCGGCAGATATTGTACCTCTTGTTGATGAGAACAGAGTGCTTGTAAAAGAAGGGCTCGATTTGATCAACGCAAATCCGCGACCCGGGATTGCCGCATTAATAAAAAGCGCAAGAATGGAACCGGGTAATCTAACCGCGGGACAAATAGTATTTACTATAGCACCAAGAGTAAATGCTGTGGGAAGACTGGGCGACGCAAACAGGGCGGTAGAACTTTTTACAACCGGCGATCCGAATAAGGCTGTTGAACTTGCGCAGGTTCTCGAAGATGAAAATACAAAACGGCGTACTATCGATGAGGCAACATTTTCACACGCAATCGACATTGTTGAAACTTCCGTGAATCTGGACGCCGATCTGGGAATTGTTCTTCATGATAACGACTGGCATCCGGGCGTAATCGGAATTGTTGCGTCGCGACTAGTAGAAAAGTTTCATAAACCGTCGGTTATGCTGACAACGATCGACGGTGTTGCTAAAGGATCTGCAAGGAGTATACCCGGTTTTAATATTTATGAAGCACTGCAGGGATGCGAGGATCTTCTTTTGCAATTCGGAGGTCATGAAGCAGCCGCAGGACTTGCGGTAGAGATAGAGAAAATTGATGAGTTCAGAAAACGATTCAATTCCATTTTGAAAACTAATATGAGGGAGAGCGATATTCTTCCGGAGATTCAGATTGATGCGAAGCTTGCCTTCTCAGAAATATCCCCAAAATTTTTACGCATTCTGGATCAGTTTGCTCCGTTCGGACCGGGTAATCTAAGGCCTGTATTCGTCAGCGAGAATGTATCTCTTATTTATCCTCCGAGAATTGTTGGCACTAACCATCTTGTCACCTGTTTCAAGCAGAATGGTAATGATAAAGTTTTTGATGCTATCGGATTCAATCTCGGCGGTTTCGCGAGCCGTATTGATAAAGAAAAAAATTTGGTTGATATTGTGTACACCATTGAATCGACCACGAAGGATGGAAAATCGTATCCTCAGATCCGACTCAAGGATCTTCAGATAAAAGAAATATAG
- a CDS encoding M56 family metallopeptidase, giving the protein MNFIYNLIPENFIEAVGLTIFHSIWQGLIISLVLGIALSILQKKNSRLLYKISVAALLFFVICSMATFSEVYSTDKNPGPGTQSEETRVQVLGLIEIENETESGTSYVFSNIFNESKSFFDFYRTEIFFVWIAGLLFFSFRFAGGVIYVQRLRGSGVNHLPDFWDQKIKSLSARAKINRPVSVLESVLVNVPVAIGYFKPLILLPIGILAGIPHNQVEAIIAHELAHIKRYDFLVNLFQSLAEAIFFYHPAVWWISSIIRRERENCCDDIALQLCGDTVLYSNALLNIQEFRGRRSTLVLAANGNGKQLYRRIKRMNGKTNNRLSYGIKFAAFAALIILLAVASLYSGNSFANLKGKTNYASFFNNPIEPEIDNNSNTETYPNFFSAPDTSGLKKGKRTLRFTEKENGERIRYKARLEDGKLISLSINGEKVPDNELNRYESKIQKKFDEYEYELQEYKKNKEEYQKIARDYKEKMKELRDKMKDLQKDNFDFDFEFDIPQPDLSELREAMKDLRNELKDGFADHSFVVPPIHIPKIEIPPIHIPPVPPIAFDEEEWDQWKDDLKNNMEEFREKMKEHKWNMGEFNENMKGFNEKMKEFSVEMKKFGAFIKEMKAELVVDGIIGSDDEIDELVLSEDKMEVNGKRVSADLHKKYKDLYEKHTGKKIEGKNKIRIND; this is encoded by the coding sequence ATGAACTTTATTTACAATTTAATCCCGGAAAATTTTATTGAAGCCGTCGGATTAACAATTTTTCATTCAATCTGGCAGGGACTCATTATTTCCCTTGTTCTTGGAATAGCCCTTTCAATTCTTCAAAAAAAGAATTCGAGGCTGCTCTATAAAATATCTGTCGCTGCTCTTTTATTCTTCGTTATATGTTCAATGGCTACGTTTTCAGAAGTATATTCAACCGATAAGAATCCCGGTCCGGGTACTCAATCAGAAGAAACGAGAGTACAAGTCTTAGGCTTAATTGAAATTGAAAATGAGACAGAGTCAGGCACATCTTACGTCTTCTCGAATATTTTTAATGAATCGAAATCTTTTTTTGACTTTTACAGAACAGAAATATTTTTTGTATGGATAGCAGGGCTATTGTTTTTTTCGTTCCGGTTTGCCGGCGGCGTGATTTATGTCCAGAGATTACGAGGCTCGGGCGTTAACCATCTACCGGATTTCTGGGATCAGAAAATTAAATCACTTTCTGCCCGGGCAAAAATTAATCGGCCTGTCTCGGTATTGGAATCGGTTCTTGTTAATGTTCCGGTTGCAATCGGGTATTTTAAACCGTTAATACTGCTGCCGATAGGAATTCTTGCAGGCATTCCGCATAATCAGGTTGAAGCAATAATTGCTCACGAACTGGCTCATATCAAACGTTATGACTTTCTGGTTAATCTTTTTCAGAGTTTAGCAGAAGCAATTTTCTTTTACCATCCAGCTGTCTGGTGGATCTCATCAATAATACGCCGGGAGCGGGAAAACTGCTGCGATGATATCGCATTGCAACTATGCGGCGATACAGTTTTATATTCAAATGCACTATTAAACATACAGGAGTTTCGCGGCAGGCGGTCAACTCTAGTCCTTGCCGCCAATGGAAATGGAAAACAACTTTACAGGAGGATAAAAAGAATGAACGGAAAAACCAACAACCGTCTCTCCTACGGGATTAAATTCGCCGCCTTTGCTGCACTTATAATTCTTCTGGCGGTAGCTTCTTTATACTCAGGCAATTCATTTGCAAACTTGAAGGGAAAAACTAACTACGCATCCTTCTTCAACAATCCGATCGAACCGGAAATCGATAATAATTCGAATACTGAAACTTACCCAAACTTTTTTTCAGCACCGGATACAAGCGGGTTGAAAAAGGGAAAACGGACTTTAAGATTCACGGAAAAGGAAAATGGCGAGAGGATCCGTTATAAGGCAAGATTGGAGGATGGCAAACTAATCAGTCTTTCAATTAACGGCGAAAAAGTACCGGACAACGAGTTGAACAGATACGAATCCAAGATTCAGAAAAAATTTGACGAATACGAGTATGAATTGCAGGAATACAAAAAAAATAAAGAAGAGTATCAGAAGATCGCTCGGGATTACAAAGAAAAAATGAAAGAGTTACGGGATAAAATGAAAGATCTTCAGAAAGATAATTTTGACTTTGATTTTGAGTTCGATATACCACAACCGGACTTATCCGAACTTCGCGAAGCGATGAAAGACCTGAGGAACGAACTGAAGGATGGATTTGCAGATCACTCTTTCGTTGTACCACCGATTCACATCCCGAAAATTGAAATCCCCCCAATTCATATTCCTCCGGTTCCTCCAATTGCATTCGACGAGGAGGAATGGGATCAATGGAAAGATGACTTAAAAAATAATATGGAAGAGTTCCGCGAAAAAATGAAAGAACATAAGTGGAATATGGGAGAGTTTAATGAGAACATGAAAGGTTTCAACGAAAAGATGAAAGAGTTCAGTGTCGAAATGAAAAAATTCGGAGCTTTTATAAAAGAAATGAAAGCTGAACTTGTTGTGGATGGAATTATCGGCAGCGATGACGAAATAGACGAGTTGGTTCTCTCGGAGGATAAAATGGAAGTGAACGGTAAGAGGGTTTCGGCCGATTTACATAAGAAATACAAAGATCTGTATGAAAAACACACCGGGAAAAAAATAGAAGGGAAAAACAAAATTAGAATTAATGATTGA
- the ruvC gene encoding crossover junction endodeoxyribonuclease RuvC, translating into MRILGVDPGTLFTGYGIVDFQGNELAHVASGIIKIPATKEFAPRLQLIYNELDLLIKKFIPQEFSLETSFYGKNVQSALKIGYARGVSLLAAINNNLEIREYSPREIKKAVVGNGAASKEQVQYMIRKLLFIRKAKVKFDESDALAVAVCHAFKVSAPNKKSRNWKEFVESNPEKLIG; encoded by the coding sequence ATGAGAATACTTGGTGTTGACCCCGGAACACTTTTTACAGGTTATGGTATTGTTGATTTTCAAGGGAACGAGCTTGCTCATGTTGCTTCCGGAATAATTAAAATTCCTGCCACAAAGGAATTTGCCCCCCGACTTCAGTTGATTTATAATGAGCTTGATTTACTCATCAAGAAATTTATCCCTCAGGAATTTTCTCTGGAAACCTCATTCTACGGAAAGAATGTTCAGTCGGCTCTAAAGATAGGTTATGCGCGAGGAGTCTCTCTTCTTGCGGCAATTAATAATAATCTTGAAATAAGAGAATATTCGCCGAGAGAAATTAAGAAAGCTGTTGTGGGCAACGGCGCTGCTTCTAAAGAACAGGTTCAGTATATGATAAGAAAACTGCTTTTTATACGTAAGGCGAAAGTTAAATTTGATGAGAGCGATGCATTAGCCGTTGCTGTCTGTCATGCTTTTAAGGTTTCGGCTCCAAATAAGAAAAGCAGAAACTGGAAAGAATTCGTTGAATCGAATCCTGAAAAATTAATCGGGTAA
- the ruvA gene encoding Holliday junction branch migration protein RuvA: MIGYLSGKIISKKPTKIIIDVGGVGYFVNISISTFEKIADREEVSLYTYLSVKEDALDLYGFYSIAEKEMFELLISVSGIGPKTAQSILSGIQIDELKEALKTGNLSRIISVPGIGRKTAERMMVELRDKVESLAGSSGDSSIGISSVRGDAIAALVNLGYNQKVADRAVRAVTDRNPNISIEDLVKESLAILNN, from the coding sequence ATGATTGGCTATCTCAGCGGAAAAATAATCTCGAAAAAACCTACAAAGATTATTATTGATGTAGGTGGTGTAGGTTATTTCGTAAATATCTCGATAAGTACTTTCGAAAAAATTGCAGACAGGGAAGAAGTTTCTCTCTACACTTACTTAAGTGTAAAAGAGGACGCACTCGATCTTTATGGATTTTATTCTATTGCCGAAAAGGAGATGTTTGAACTGTTAATTAGTGTAAGCGGAATCGGTCCTAAAACGGCTCAGAGTATTTTATCGGGTATTCAAATTGACGAATTAAAAGAAGCACTTAAAACCGGAAACCTTTCTCGAATAATTTCAGTTCCCGGAATTGGTAGAAAAACCGCAGAGCGGATGATGGTTGAATTGCGGGACAAAGTTGAATCCCTGGCAGGAAGCTCCGGTGACTCATCGATAGGGATTTCAAGTGTCCGGGGAGATGCGATCGCGGCACTTGTTAATCTCGGTTATAATCAGAAAGTTGCGGACCGTGCGGTACGTGCTGTTACTGACAGGAATCCCAATATATCAATTGAGGACCTAGTTAAGGAATCTTTGGCAATTCTGAATAATTAA
- a CDS encoding YebC/PmpR family DNA-binding transcriptional regulator — MSGHSKWATIRRKKGALDAKRGKIFTRLIREITIAARQGGGDPDGNPRLRLAIDNAKAANMPADNIERAIKKATGELEGSQISELTYEGYGPGGAALLVEVATDNKNRTVAEIRHIFSKGNGNMGETGSVAWMFEHKGVITVGREGRSEDEMMEIVLEAGAEDLQTEEEFFVITTSLESFEPVRKMLIDKKFNIENASLQWVAKNHLPLSGDTAEKMMKLIDTLEECDDVQNVFTNADFID; from the coding sequence ATGTCCGGACATTCAAAGTGGGCTACCATAAGGCGTAAAAAAGGAGCGCTCGATGCTAAGCGCGGAAAAATTTTTACGCGGCTGATCAGAGAAATTACAATCGCTGCCCGGCAGGGCGGAGGAGATCCGGACGGAAATCCGCGTCTCCGTCTGGCTATTGATAATGCCAAAGCCGCTAATATGCCCGCAGATAATATAGAACGCGCAATTAAAAAAGCTACCGGCGAACTTGAAGGATCCCAGATTAGCGAACTTACATATGAAGGTTACGGACCGGGCGGCGCCGCTTTGCTTGTTGAAGTCGCTACAGACAATAAAAACCGGACTGTTGCGGAGATACGGCACATCTTCAGCAAAGGAAACGGAAATATGGGTGAGACCGGATCTGTTGCCTGGATGTTTGAACATAAAGGCGTTATTACTGTCGGAAGAGAAGGTAGGTCGGAAGATGAAATGATGGAGATTGTTCTTGAAGCCGGCGCAGAGGATCTTCAAACAGAGGAAGAATTTTTTGTTATCACTACTTCGCTAGAGTCTTTTGAGCCGGTTAGAAAAATGCTGATTGATAAAAAATTCAATATCGAAAACGCATCATTGCAGTGGGTTGCAAAAAATCACCTCCCTCTTTCAGGCGATACAGCTGAAAAAATGATGAAGTTGATCGACACCCTTGAAGAATGCGACGATGTTCAAAATGTATTTACTAATGCGGATTTTATAGACTGA
- a CDS encoding alpha-amylase family glycosyl hydrolase — protein sequence MKKNIFLILLLLFSISLFISSGCESRENSDLLNEPVSFQPPDWSYNASIYEVNLRQYTKEGTFKAFADHLPRLKEMGIDILWFMPVHPIGVKNRKGSLGSYYSVQNFKEVNPEFGSLQDFKSLVDNAHQLGMYVILDWVANHTSWDNVWVESNPEFYTRDKQGNLVSPFDWSDVIDLNYENKELWNSMRDAMKFWVDEYDIDGFRCDVAAMVPLEFWKWLRPQLETNKPLFMLAEAHEPELHNAFDMTYNWQLKDLFVGIAEGRKSGVDLHRYFSEEKTTYPAGSFRMTFTTNHDENSWHGTDNERFGDFAKQFAVISCLVNGMPLVYSGMEGGLNKRLAFFEKDPIDWKISEYSSIYSRLFELKKENKALWNGAKGGEMLAVDSNDPDIFAFVRNKDENKVFAVFNLSGDNKNIHITNDLIKGEYNNLFTGERTMIEQELNLSVEPYSYLVLYR from the coding sequence TTGAAAAAAAATATTTTTTTAATACTGCTTCTTCTCTTTTCAATTTCCCTATTTATTTCTTCTGGTTGTGAAAGTCGTGAAAATTCCGATCTATTAAATGAACCTGTATCTTTTCAGCCGCCGGACTGGAGTTACAACGCATCAATATATGAAGTTAATCTTCGTCAATACACGAAAGAAGGGACATTCAAAGCATTTGCCGATCATCTTCCAAGATTAAAGGAAATGGGAATTGATATACTCTGGTTTATGCCGGTTCATCCGATTGGAGTTAAGAACAGGAAAGGAAGTCTCGGCAGTTATTACTCCGTACAAAACTTTAAAGAAGTGAATCCGGAATTCGGGTCGCTTCAGGATTTCAAATCTTTAGTCGATAATGCTCATCAGCTCGGCATGTATGTTATTTTGGATTGGGTGGCAAACCATACTTCCTGGGATAATGTTTGGGTTGAATCTAATCCGGAATTTTACACACGGGATAAACAAGGCAACCTGGTTTCCCCATTTGACTGGTCCGATGTAATAGATCTTAATTATGAAAATAAGGAACTCTGGAACAGCATGCGCGACGCAATGAAATTCTGGGTTGATGAATACGATATTGACGGCTTCAGGTGCGATGTGGCCGCGATGGTTCCTCTCGAATTCTGGAAGTGGCTTCGTCCCCAACTTGAAACTAATAAGCCGCTTTTTATGCTTGCAGAGGCTCATGAACCTGAACTTCACAATGCATTCGATATGACTTATAATTGGCAGCTGAAAGATCTATTTGTGGGAATTGCCGAGGGAAGGAAGAGTGGAGTCGATCTGCACCGGTATTTTTCAGAGGAAAAAACTACCTATCCTGCCGGTTCTTTCCGGATGACCTTCACTACAAACCACGATGAAAACTCCTGGCACGGGACAGATAATGAGAGATTCGGCGATTTTGCGAAGCAATTTGCGGTAATTTCCTGCCTGGTAAATGGCATGCCTCTTGTATACTCGGGAATGGAGGGGGGCTTGAACAAGAGACTTGCTTTCTTTGAAAAAGATCCGATCGATTGGAAAATAAGCGAGTACAGTTCAATTTATTCCAGACTCTTCGAATTAAAAAAAGAAAATAAAGCTCTCTGGAACGGAGCGAAGGGAGGTGAAATGCTGGCGGTCGATTCGAATGACCCTGACATTTTTGCGTTTGTTAGAAATAAGGATGAGAATAAAGTATTCGCGGTTTTCAATTTGTCCGGCGATAATAAGAATATACATATAACTAATGATCTAATTAAAGGTGAATATAATAATCTGTTTACCGGTGAAAGAACAATGATTGAACAGGAACTGAACTTATCAGTTGAACCGTATTCATATTTAGTTTTATACCGGTAA
- the aspA gene encoding aspartate ammonia-lyase — MDSGQIRTFLNKIELFFDLNDDEKELLTKNFEVKDYLINSHLFVENTQRKNLYIIFDGEVELYKKTPFGEEKRLSIFSKHDFLGEGALIDDSPHSTSARATLNTTALVLPREKFKEVLKIEPDIPIKIFSRMAKVIFRRMQFANSRVINHGAQYQSGRSRTEHDLLGDREVPQEVYYGIQTLRGMENFNISGVTISFYPLLIEALAAVKMAAAKANYDLGLLSKPITDSIVQACREIMSGKYHGYFVIDMVQGGAGTSTNMNANEVIANRALEILGYEKGDYKYCHPNNHVNLSQSTNDAYPTAIKIAIINSNKKLVEVLGNLIESFHKKAREFSGVIKMGRTQLQDAVPMTLGQEFEAYAVTLEEEISRLEENARLFLEVNMGATAIGTGINSDPDYGKKCVEHLRESTGLNVVLARNLVEATQDTGAFVIYSSAVKRLAVKLSKICNDLRLLSSGPRTGLHEINLPPMQPGSSIMPGKVNPVIPEVVNQIAFKVIGNDLTVTLAAEAGQLELNVMEPVIVQSIFESIEMLKNGMNTLKYKCIDGITANEDHCRQLVQNSIGLITALNPYLGYEMSTKIAKEAMEQNRGVYELVLEKNLLSKEELDRILSPENMLKPQKMK, encoded by the coding sequence ATGGATTCCGGGCAAATAAGGACATTTCTGAATAAAATAGAGCTTTTTTTTGATTTGAACGACGACGAGAAAGAATTACTTACAAAAAACTTTGAGGTAAAGGATTACCTTATCAACTCGCATCTTTTCGTTGAGAATACACAGAGAAAAAATCTCTATATCATATTTGACGGCGAGGTTGAGTTATACAAGAAAACTCCATTCGGCGAGGAAAAACGGTTATCAATTTTTTCCAAGCATGATTTCCTGGGTGAAGGAGCCTTAATAGACGATTCCCCTCACTCAACTTCAGCGCGCGCTACGTTGAATACTACCGCCCTGGTTTTGCCGAGAGAAAAATTCAAGGAAGTACTTAAAATTGAACCGGACATTCCTATTAAGATTTTTTCAAGGATGGCTAAAGTAATATTCCGCAGAATGCAGTTTGCTAACTCACGGGTTATCAACCACGGCGCGCAGTATCAGTCAGGCCGATCCAGAACCGAACACGATCTTCTCGGTGACAGAGAAGTTCCTCAGGAAGTTTATTACGGCATTCAGACTCTGCGCGGGATGGAAAACTTTAATATAAGCGGAGTAACAATTTCATTTTATCCTCTCCTGATCGAAGCGCTTGCTGCTGTCAAGATGGCCGCTGCCAAGGCAAATTACGATCTGGGACTTTTATCGAAACCAATTACCGATTCTATTGTTCAGGCATGCCGTGAAATAATGAGCGGTAAGTATCACGGTTATTTCGTAATCGATATGGTCCAGGGCGGGGCGGGAACATCGACTAACATGAACGCTAACGAGGTAATTGCAAACCGCGCTCTCGAAATTTTAGGTTATGAAAAAGGGGATTACAAATATTGTCACCCCAACAATCATGTTAACCTGTCGCAATCTACAAACGACGCATATCCTACCGCAATAAAAATTGCAATCATAAACAGTAATAAAAAACTTGTTGAGGTACTGGGTAATTTAATCGAATCGTTTCATAAAAAAGCCAGGGAGTTTTCCGGTGTTATCAAAATGGGAAGAACCCAGCTTCAGGATGCTGTGCCAATGACACTCGGACAAGAATTTGAGGCCTATGCCGTTACGCTTGAAGAAGAGATATCGCGCCTTGAAGAGAATGCACGACTTTTCCTTGAAGTTAACATGGGCGCCACTGCGATAGGTACAGGGATTAATTCCGATCCGGATTACGGGAAAAAATGCGTTGAACATCTACGCGAATCAACAGGGTTAAATGTTGTACTCGCAAGAAATCTTGTAGAAGCGACTCAGGATACAGGCGCCTTCGTAATTTACTCCTCGGCGGTTAAACGTTTAGCGGTCAAACTTTCCAAAATCTGTAATGATCTGCGCTTGTTATCCTCCGGCCCCCGGACAGGGTTACACGAAATTAATCTTCCGCCGATGCAGCCGGGTTCCTCTATAATGCCCGGTAAAGTAAATCCCGTTATTCCCGAGGTGGTCAATCAAATAGCATTTAAAGTTATAGGGAACGACCTTACCGTTACACTCGCCGCAGAAGCAGGACAGCTTGAACTGAACGTTATGGAGCCTGTAATTGTCCAGAGTATTTTTGAATCGATTGAAATGCTTAAGAACGGAATGAATACCCTAAAGTATAAATGTATAGACGGAATTACGGCAAACGAAGATCATTGCCGTCAGCTCGTACAAAACAGTATCGGGCTCATAACCGCTCTGAATCCTTACCTGGGATATGAGATGTCAACAAAAATTGCCAAGGAGGCAATGGAGCAGAACCGCGGTGTTTATGAACTTGTTCTCGAGAAAAATCTTCTAAGCAAGGAGGAACTCGACCGGATTCTTTCTCCCGAGAATATGCTCAAACCTCAAAAGATGAAATAA
- a CDS encoding BlaI/MecI/CopY family transcriptional regulator has protein sequence MSKKQIPKPTDSELEILQILWRNGPSTVKIVNENLNQKKDVGYTTTLKLMQIMFDKGLVKRNEEERSHVYSASLEEDQIQTALIDKLLETAFSGSAAKLVMQALGNSKPSKDELNKIRELINNIDRGDQ, from the coding sequence ATGAGTAAGAAACAGATTCCGAAGCCGACTGATTCTGAGCTTGAGATACTTCAGATTTTATGGAGGAACGGACCTTCTACAGTTAAAATAGTAAATGAAAATCTGAATCAGAAAAAAGATGTCGGATACACAACTACACTCAAGCTGATGCAGATCATGTTCGATAAAGGTCTGGTTAAAAGGAATGAGGAGGAAAGAAGTCATGTCTATTCAGCTTCGCTTGAGGAGGATCAGATTCAGACGGCATTAATCGATAAACTTCTTGAAACGGCTTTCAGCGGATCGGCGGCCAAACTTGTTATGCAGGCTCTCGGCAACAGCAAACCTTCCAAAGATGAATTGAATAAAATCAGAGAACTGATTAATAACATTGATCGGGGGGATCAATGA
- a CDS encoding AI-2E family transporter — MKKTGTDPVIKFFISVLGIIIILFVLRELQHIFLPLVIAYFLFFLFEPLNKLLLKIRIPHGISIFINILISIGFIWFASKLVVDAFIEFGKKLPLFEVKLNNLIVQAAGSIGIDEKTLSDFNLFEFIGSSDLTGLAGGVFSSTLDVVTYIFLILFFFIFISSGHDRIVEAIRVRYVEKGVKSSLKKLKKELYNKESETVQNSTNDEDFATMTIQRESKLQKTFKDITEKVQKYIITKFVISLVLGIIVGIVTWLFGVEFFIVWAVLTILLNFIPNIGSVIAVMLISLMTLLQYESFGYALLVMATLILIQNIIGNIIEPKIFGDRLGLNPLVILFSLMLWGYIWGIIGMFLSVPLTAVIKIIISNSSSKNMRFFSNLMSN, encoded by the coding sequence ATGAAAAAGACCGGAACAGATCCAGTAATTAAATTTTTTATTTCTGTCCTCGGAATTATTATCATTCTATTTGTCCTGAGAGAGCTTCAGCATATTTTTCTCCCTCTTGTTATTGCCTATTTCCTCTTTTTTCTTTTCGAGCCTCTAAACAAACTTTTGTTAAAAATCAGGATTCCGCACGGCATTTCTATATTTATAAATATTCTTATATCTATTGGATTTATCTGGTTTGCTTCCAAACTTGTAGTCGATGCATTTATTGAGTTCGGAAAAAAACTTCCTCTGTTCGAAGTTAAACTGAACAATTTGATAGTTCAGGCAGCCGGTTCAATAGGTATTGACGAAAAAACACTTAGTGATTTTAATTTATTCGAATTTATTGGCTCATCTGACCTTACAGGTTTGGCCGGAGGTGTTTTTTCCTCAACGCTTGATGTTGTTACTTATATATTCCTTATACTTTTTTTCTTCATATTTATAAGCAGCGGGCACGACAGAATTGTTGAAGCAATCAGGGTTCGCTATGTTGAAAAGGGAGTGAAATCCTCACTTAAGAAATTAAAGAAAGAATTATACAACAAAGAATCAGAGACAGTACAGAATTCTACTAACGATGAAGATTTTGCTACTATGACTATTCAGCGGGAATCGAAGCTCCAGAAAACATTTAAAGATATTACAGAGAAAGTTCAGAAATATATAATTACAAAATTCGTGATAAGTCTTGTACTCGGAATAATCGTTGGTATTGTTACATGGTTGTTCGGTGTTGAATTCTTTATCGTATGGGCGGTGCTTACGATTCTGTTAAATTTCATTCCCAACATAGGTTCTGTAATAGCCGTTATGCTTATTTCGTTGATGACGCTGCTTCAGTATGAATCTTTTGGATATGCTCTGCTTGTTATGGCAACTCTTATTCTTATTCAGAATATAATAGGGAACATTATAGAACCGAAGATATTCGGCGACCGTCTCGGCTTAAATCCGCTTGTAATACTCTTTTCGTTGATGCTTTGGGGTTATATTTGGGGCATAATCGGCATGTTTCTTTCCGTACCACTTACTGCCGTAATCAAAATAATAATAAGCAATTCATCTTCTAAGAATATGCGCTTCTTTTCAAATCTGATGAGTAATTAA